From Chryseobacterium gallinarum, one genomic window encodes:
- a CDS encoding TatD family hydrolase, protein MNTYIDIGINLTNKQFHKEHDEIINRALGHGVEQMILTGTSVKGSKEAAGIAEEYPDILFSTAGIHPHDAKSFNQESISELKKLLRQDQVISVGECGLDFDRDFSPRPVQEKCYKAQLELAIEVNKPLFLHERSAFRRFNEITDTYLSELPEAVVHCFTGTLGEAKIYLDKGYYLGFTGAISDEKRFKHLEEVIRYVLLDRIMIETDAPFLLPKNMPRIQNRRNEPSFLPYVAQTIAHLKKISISEVADETTETARNFFRL, encoded by the coding sequence ATGAATACATACATTGATATTGGCATTAATCTGACCAATAAACAGTTCCATAAAGAACATGACGAAATTATCAACCGTGCCCTGGGTCATGGTGTTGAACAGATGATTCTCACAGGAACAAGTGTGAAAGGAAGTAAAGAAGCTGCCGGAATAGCAGAAGAATATCCTGATATTCTATTTTCAACAGCAGGAATTCATCCTCATGATGCTAAATCTTTTAATCAGGAGAGCATCAGTGAACTCAAAAAATTACTGAGACAGGATCAGGTAATTTCAGTAGGAGAGTGCGGGCTGGATTTCGATCGTGATTTCTCACCAAGGCCTGTACAGGAAAAATGCTATAAAGCTCAGCTGGAACTGGCAATAGAAGTTAATAAACCTCTTTTTCTCCACGAAAGATCGGCATTCAGAAGATTTAATGAGATAACGGATACGTATCTTTCAGAGTTGCCTGAGGCTGTAGTACATTGTTTTACCGGGACATTGGGAGAAGCAAAAATTTATCTGGATAAAGGATATTATTTAGGATTTACCGGAGCAATCAGTGATGAAAAGAGATTTAAACACCTGGAAGAGGTGATACGGTATGTCCTTTTGGATAGAATAATGATTGAAACAGATGCTCCATTCTTGCTACCGAAAAATATGCCCAGAATTCAGAACAGACGCAATGAACCCTCTTTTTTACCTTATGTAGCACAGACCATTGCACATCTGAAAAAAATCAGCATTTCCGAAGTAGCAGATGAAACCACAGAAACCGCCAGAAATTTTTTCAGGCTATAA
- the deoD gene encoding purine-nucleoside phosphorylase — translation MSIHISAKKGEIAKVVLQPGDPLRAQYIAENYLENAKLVSKTRGIFYYTGLYKGKEITVGASGMGFPSIGIYSFELFTEYEVDTIIRIGTCGAYNTDLKLFDILNIENAASESTYAKYAWGIEDEIISHQGNIFNTINETSKELSLNAKAINIHSSDIFYRKDPAIPAIATQYNCPAVEMEAFGLFANAQHLGKNAATILTVTDIIPTHEKISADERETALNPMMKLALESAIKSL, via the coding sequence ATGAGTATTCACATCAGTGCAAAAAAAGGAGAAATTGCCAAAGTAGTATTACAGCCGGGGGATCCGCTTCGAGCACAGTATATTGCAGAAAACTATTTAGAAAATGCGAAACTGGTAAGCAAGACCAGAGGTATATTTTATTATACAGGTCTTTACAAGGGTAAAGAAATCACTGTAGGAGCCAGTGGAATGGGTTTCCCAAGTATTGGGATCTATTCTTTTGAGCTATTTACAGAATATGAGGTAGATACCATCATCAGGATCGGAACCTGTGGTGCCTATAACACTGATCTTAAACTTTTTGATATTTTAAATATTGAGAATGCAGCGAGCGAAAGTACCTATGCTAAATATGCATGGGGAATTGAAGATGAAATTATTTCCCACCAGGGGAATATCTTTAATACCATCAATGAGACCTCTAAAGAATTATCATTGAATGCTAAAGCGATTAATATTCATAGTAGTGATATTTTCTACAGAAAAGATCCTGCTATTCCAGCTATTGCTACCCAATACAACTGCCCGGCAGTAGAAATGGAAGCTTTTGGATTGTTTGCAAATGCACAGCACTTAGGAAAAAATGCTGCAACCATTCTTACGGTTACAGACATTATCCCGACACATGAAAAAATTTCTGCTGATGAAAGAGAAACAGCCTTGAATCCTATGATGAAACTGGCTTTGGAATCGGCAATTAAAAGTTTATAA
- a CDS encoding DUF434 domain-containing protein has product MNNRNRGKNTGDDTLFASEKQISKLKSAVQDMQYLLTRGYPEKASAELAGNRYRFKSRQIQALRGASASEMQIKNRKLKRLEAADLKEKNVYLDGFNVLILLESLFSGAYIFEGADGCFRDLSGVHGTYKRVNQTMSAMDAVALFFRKNQLKKLVWIFDQPVSNSGRIKQLILDFAVENNLNWEAELQYNPDKFLAESSEIIISSDAWILDHCKKWFNLIGYLIEEENLSVNLIRML; this is encoded by the coding sequence ATGAATAACAGAAACCGTGGAAAAAATACAGGAGATGACACTTTATTTGCTTCCGAAAAGCAAATCAGTAAACTAAAATCTGCTGTTCAGGATATGCAATACCTGCTCACGAGAGGGTATCCTGAAAAAGCTTCAGCTGAGCTGGCAGGAAACCGGTATAGATTTAAATCGCGCCAGATACAGGCTTTAAGAGGAGCTTCAGCATCAGAAATGCAGATTAAGAACCGGAAACTAAAACGGTTAGAAGCTGCAGACCTGAAAGAAAAGAACGTGTATCTTGATGGGTTCAATGTTTTGATTTTGCTGGAAAGCTTATTTTCCGGAGCTTATATTTTCGAAGGAGCAGACGGCTGTTTCCGTGATTTGTCCGGCGTTCATGGAACATATAAAAGAGTAAACCAGACAATGAGTGCAATGGATGCTGTGGCCTTATTTTTCAGAAAAAATCAGCTTAAGAAGCTGGTGTGGATCTTTGACCAGCCGGTTTCCAACAGTGGAAGAATCAAACAGCTCATTCTTGATTTTGCGGTAGAAAATAATCTTAACTGGGAAGCAGAATTACAATATAATCCGGATAAATTCCTGGCAGAAAGCTCTGAAATAATCATTTCCTCCGATGCCTGGATTCTGGATCATTGTAAAAAATGGTTTAACCTCATCGGATACCTGATCGAAGAGGAAAACCTTTCTGTGAATCTAATCAGAATGCTGTAA
- a CDS encoding AAA family ATPase: MTQNIIKLNAALSYVKDTFVGKNDVVDLLGICLLARENAFLYGPPGTAKSAIVRTLSKTIKDGKNFEYLLTRFTEPNEIFGPFDIRKLKEGELLTNTEGMMPEASLVFLDEIFNANSAILNSLLMALNEKIFKRGKETKHLPALMFVGASNVLPEDEALNALFDRFLIRINVDYVNPELLQQVLLAGRKLENEEPTEVPEIHANEIKELQTICKTIDLRPIYEVYLNTIMNLRNTGISISDRRAVKLQNLIAASALICGRNEAVLSDLWVLKHIWDTEEQIEILEGIINRTIEKDDHPQSHPQAMQNKTPNPEEVMKDVKILADKWNEGTLSFEEQNVIKDKLRYLQTRCDWIRNPEQKQYIQQEIENLWQKILQSI, encoded by the coding sequence ATGACTCAGAATATCATTAAACTTAATGCAGCCCTTAGCTACGTAAAAGATACTTTCGTAGGTAAAAATGATGTAGTAGACCTGCTGGGAATCTGTCTTTTGGCAAGAGAAAATGCTTTTTTATACGGACCACCGGGAACTGCAAAATCGGCTATTGTAAGAACCCTGTCAAAGACCATTAAAGACGGTAAAAACTTTGAATATTTATTGACCCGTTTCACCGAGCCCAATGAAATTTTCGGTCCTTTCGATATCCGGAAACTTAAAGAAGGAGAGCTTTTAACCAATACGGAAGGAATGATGCCCGAAGCTTCCCTGGTGTTTCTGGATGAAATCTTTAACGCCAATTCTGCCATTCTGAACTCACTTCTGATGGCTCTTAATGAGAAAATTTTTAAAAGAGGAAAAGAAACAAAACATCTGCCGGCATTAATGTTCGTAGGAGCAAGTAACGTTCTTCCCGAAGATGAAGCATTGAACGCTTTGTTTGACCGTTTTCTGATTAGAATCAATGTAGACTATGTGAATCCCGAGCTTCTGCAGCAGGTACTTTTAGCCGGAAGAAAGCTGGAAAATGAAGAACCAACCGAAGTTCCGGAAATTCATGCCAATGAGATTAAAGAGCTTCAGACTATATGCAAAACAATTGATCTCAGACCAATTTACGAAGTCTATCTCAATACGATTATGAACCTGAGAAACACGGGAATCAGTATCTCAGACCGTAGAGCGGTGAAACTGCAGAATTTAATTGCTGCAAGTGCATTGATCTGTGGAAGAAATGAAGCCGTTCTCTCTGACCTTTGGGTGTTGAAGCATATCTGGGATACCGAAGAACAAATTGAAATTCTGGAAGGAATCATCAACAGGACTATAGAAAAAGATGACCATCCTCAATCCCATCCACAAGCCATGCAAAACAAAACACCCAATCCTGAGGAAGTAATGAAAGATGTAAAGATTCTCGCGGATAAATGGAACGAAGGGACGCTGAGTTTTGAGGAACAAAATGTAATTAAAGATAAATTGAGATACCTTCAGACCCGTTGCGACTGGATCAGAAACCCGGAACAGAAACAATATATTCAGCAGGAAATTGAAAATTTATGGCAGAAAATCCTTCAAAGCATATAA
- a CDS encoding VOC family protein yields MRIEHIAIWVKDLEKIRAFYEKYFGAVSNEKYHNPVKNFQSYFLRFDNGCRLEIMTRPDIKENENTYGSQQFGFIHLAFSAESKEKVDELTETLRKDGYTIAGEPRITGDGYYESVILDPESNIIEIVA; encoded by the coding sequence ATGAGAATAGAACATATTGCTATCTGGGTTAAAGACCTTGAAAAAATCAGAGCATTTTATGAGAAGTATTTTGGAGCTGTCTCCAATGAAAAATATCATAATCCTGTCAAAAATTTTCAATCCTATTTCTTACGTTTTGATAATGGGTGCCGGCTTGAAATCATGACCAGGCCGGATATTAAAGAAAACGAAAACACTTACGGGTCACAGCAGTTTGGATTCATCCATCTGGCATTTTCTGCTGAAAGTAAGGAGAAAGTGGATGAACTTACGGAAACTTTAAGAAAAGATGGCTACACTATAGCCGGTGAACCGCGTATTACAGGAGATGGTTACTACGAAAGTGTGATCCTGGACCCGGAAAGCAACATCATTGAAATCGTTGCCTGA
- a CDS encoding DUF4822 domain-containing protein, whose product MNTLKKLSYLLAAAFLSASFVACSDHDDEITVEQQTPSQVLSSTPWETTGAKDKNGNNVALTDASVAGYVGFAYFRTNGNFAIYNLNDVLRSMGTWSVDAQGKTRTIASLNPDGTTIFTRDVEILVLNKNEFTYRIRPNANDQTIYYDIIHTRTSHAEPSNGQLTLASTPWETTGAKDKDGNNVALDNNSVAGYVGYSYFKANGTFKIFGLNDVLRSEGTWSISPDGKKRTITTATFTRVVDILVLNETTFTYRITPDASNPAVFYDIIHTKVNHKEPQ is encoded by the coding sequence ATGAATACACTGAAAAAATTATCTTATTTATTGGCAGCGGCATTTCTGTCTGCATCTTTCGTAGCATGTTCTGATCATGATGACGAGATTACTGTAGAACAGCAAACTCCTTCACAGGTTTTGTCTTCTACTCCATGGGAAACTACGGGAGCTAAAGATAAAAATGGAAATAATGTGGCGTTAACGGATGCCAGTGTTGCCGGATATGTTGGTTTTGCTTACTTCAGGACAAACGGAAATTTTGCCATCTACAACCTGAATGATGTTTTGAGATCAATGGGAACATGGTCTGTAGATGCCCAGGGAAAAACAAGAACCATTGCGTCATTAAACCCGGACGGAACGACTATCTTTACCCGCGATGTTGAGATTCTGGTTTTAAATAAAAATGAATTCACCTACAGAATTCGTCCTAATGCCAATGATCAGACTATCTATTATGATATCATCCATACAAGAACTTCTCACGCTGAGCCAAGCAACGGACAGCTTACTTTGGCTTCTACCCCATGGGAAACTACAGGGGCTAAAGATAAAGACGGGAACAACGTAGCGCTAGATAATAATAGTGTGGCTGGTTATGTAGGATATTCTTATTTTAAGGCTAACGGAACCTTCAAAATTTTCGGACTGAACGATGTTTTGAGATCTGAAGGAACATGGTCCATATCGCCGGACGGAAAAAAGAGAACCATTACAACAGCAACTTTCACCCGTGTAGTGGATATTCTGGTGCTTAACGAAACGACATTCACTTACAGAATTACACCTGATGCTAGCAATCCTGCTGTATTTTACGACATCATTCATACTAAGGTAAACCATAAGGAGCCTCAGTAA